The following proteins come from a genomic window of Streptomyces liliiviolaceus:
- a CDS encoding substrate-binding domain-containing protein, whose amino-acid sequence MDPGPHTGPHTGPYSGQYAVGGPPPGANRPLTVGLLTANIHLGVGATLWSGARAAAERNDVNLICFPGGNLRHGDVARSELYELVGPARLDGVVCWSSTLGLPSAGPRARRLLRRIAHLPLISLNQPLSDQTDVLSIDSHAGMRKLVGHLVQHGRRRPACIHGPLANPVSEERYRACVDALRHHGIRNEHVGAAVDFAAAAGASAMQVLLEARGLTPGVDFDVVLACSDVLAAGALRHLTERGIRVPEDVAVVGFNDSPEARLGDPPLTSVALPFEELGALAVDTLVARLRGTRPPDRTTIPATLVPRRSCGCPYPTSYQPPLVAPAPAATRRPAGWDAVDGVLPSGGARLAAAFRAELARADSDPYPPVGTGGGSRDTVNGGARPGSFLSLVERLLHSNAGTQAEVDRWHQALESARRGVVDTLPDPLRRAGEVLFGQARLVVAERSRALLEYERWSGTQRARRLREFGTALTTVVDLEGLSDVLERHLGQSGVPHCRIVLYERDADASGPAALGMARPLLARAEAARGAGRESGPAGPLGSPAFSPALLLPDSLLPGEDRFTLVLEPLHIGEEHLGVAVFEATSARAAYHDGADGALYRELGDQISAALKGIGLFDEVRRARDAAEQASRFQTRLLTHVGDELRTPVEAMLHRSGDPAAALLEVRRDAARVLHLMENLLDLARSEAGDLLLDRRLMDPLPVLARACAAAASALPAGPAWRLDLPERLPSVWVDETRFQQILHNVLISAAARAKNAPPRVAAALGPAGVRITVDVPDARTPIARPGQLLDVGVTTARRLAMMHGGALTVSDTTDRAQYVLELALPSPDGQAHLAAAGDAPLLVVTPGELGADISAHAARHGLEVCRPDTAHDPMPSVARRTPGAVVWDALPDRPQEWRAVQRLHDHPALRHTPFVLFGADGTDLPQSLRALRPNGFAEPVIVAGGSQESREALRRLAESALPDHPARVSTDATTLLALVAEETPRLVVLERALPDLQALDVVDRLHDGSGRALCPVVIADHEGMTAADARRGRQHPALLMLDMDVFAPQEAAALVRELAAHGSRLPPRTKDVLDEALVFLYEHWRRPISRWQVAQAAGVSPDHLGKLFQQRYGLTVWEYLTRLRIRRAAERLRSSDDSVQSVARAVGFRDRAYFSRVFRRVTGAAPHHYREKTASGEGVRDVSAGPARR is encoded by the coding sequence ATGGACCCCGGTCCGCACACCGGGCCACACACCGGGCCGTACAGCGGGCAGTACGCCGTGGGTGGCCCTCCGCCCGGGGCGAACCGGCCCCTGACCGTCGGGCTGCTCACCGCCAACATCCATCTGGGGGTGGGGGCGACGCTCTGGTCCGGGGCCCGCGCCGCCGCCGAACGCAACGACGTCAATCTGATCTGCTTCCCCGGCGGGAACCTGCGGCACGGTGACGTGGCCCGCAGCGAGTTGTACGAACTCGTCGGCCCGGCCCGGCTCGACGGTGTCGTCTGCTGGAGTTCGACCCTGGGGCTGCCCTCGGCCGGACCCCGAGCCCGCCGTCTGCTGCGCCGCATCGCCCATCTGCCGCTGATCAGTCTCAATCAGCCGCTCAGCGACCAGACCGACGTGCTGTCGATCGATTCCCACGCGGGCATGCGCAAACTGGTCGGACATCTCGTCCAGCACGGCCGCAGACGGCCCGCCTGCATCCATGGCCCGCTCGCCAACCCGGTCTCCGAGGAGCGCTACCGCGCGTGCGTCGACGCGTTGCGCCACCACGGCATCCGCAACGAACACGTGGGCGCGGCCGTCGACTTCGCCGCGGCGGCCGGCGCCTCGGCGATGCAGGTGCTGCTGGAGGCCCGCGGCCTGACGCCAGGCGTCGACTTCGACGTGGTGCTCGCCTGCAGCGACGTCCTCGCCGCCGGGGCGCTGCGCCATCTCACCGAACGCGGCATCCGGGTACCGGAGGACGTGGCCGTGGTCGGCTTCAACGACTCCCCCGAAGCCCGCCTCGGCGACCCGCCGCTGACCTCCGTGGCTTTACCCTTCGAGGAGTTGGGCGCACTCGCCGTGGACACCCTCGTCGCCCGGCTGCGCGGCACGCGCCCGCCCGATCGCACCACCATCCCGGCCACGCTGGTGCCGCGCCGCTCCTGCGGCTGCCCCTACCCGACGTCGTACCAGCCCCCGCTCGTCGCCCCGGCGCCGGCCGCCACGCGGCGGCCCGCGGGCTGGGACGCGGTGGACGGCGTCCTGCCGTCCGGCGGCGCCCGGCTGGCCGCGGCCTTCCGCGCCGAACTCGCCCGCGCCGACAGCGATCCGTACCCGCCGGTGGGCACCGGCGGCGGCAGCCGGGACACGGTGAACGGCGGTGCCCGGCCCGGGAGTTTCCTCTCTCTCGTCGAGCGGCTGCTGCACAGCAACGCGGGTACGCAGGCCGAGGTCGACCGCTGGCACCAGGCGCTGGAGAGCGCCCGCCGCGGTGTCGTCGACACACTGCCCGACCCGCTGCGCCGGGCCGGTGAGGTCCTGTTCGGGCAGGCCCGGCTCGTCGTCGCGGAACGGTCGCGCGCCCTCCTTGAGTACGAGCGCTGGTCGGGGACCCAACGCGCGCGCAGGCTGCGGGAGTTCGGGACCGCGCTGACCACGGTCGTGGACCTGGAGGGGCTTTCGGACGTACTGGAGCGCCATCTGGGCCAGTCGGGCGTCCCGCACTGCCGAATCGTGCTGTACGAGCGCGACGCCGACGCCTCCGGTCCGGCGGCGCTGGGCATGGCGCGGCCCCTGCTCGCCCGTGCGGAGGCGGCCCGGGGCGCGGGCCGGGAATCCGGTCCCGCCGGGCCGCTCGGCAGTCCCGCGTTCTCCCCCGCCCTGCTGCTTCCCGACTCGCTGCTGCCCGGCGAGGACCGCTTCACGCTGGTCCTCGAACCGCTGCACATCGGCGAGGAGCATCTGGGTGTGGCGGTGTTCGAGGCCACCTCGGCCCGGGCGGCGTACCACGACGGGGCCGACGGAGCCCTGTACCGGGAACTGGGCGATCAGATCAGTGCCGCGCTGAAGGGCATCGGGCTCTTCGACGAGGTGCGGCGGGCACGGGACGCCGCGGAGCAGGCGAGCAGGTTCCAGACGCGGCTGCTGACCCATGTCGGCGACGAACTGCGCACTCCGGTGGAGGCCATGCTGCACCGGTCCGGTGACCCCGCGGCGGCCCTCCTGGAGGTCCGGCGGGACGCCGCGCGCGTGCTGCACCTCATGGAGAACCTCCTGGACCTGGCCCGGTCGGAGGCCGGTGACCTCCTCCTGGACAGGCGGCTCATGGACCCGCTGCCCGTCCTCGCGCGGGCGTGCGCTGCGGCGGCCTCGGCGCTGCCCGCGGGCCCCGCGTGGCGGCTCGACCTGCCCGAGCGGCTGCCCTCGGTGTGGGTGGACGAGACGCGGTTCCAGCAGATCCTGCACAACGTGCTGATCTCGGCGGCTGCCCGCGCGAAGAACGCGCCGCCCCGGGTGGCGGCCGCCCTCGGCCCGGCGGGCGTACGGATCACGGTCGACGTGCCGGACGCCCGTACGCCGATCGCGCGGCCCGGCCAGCTCCTGGACGTGGGGGTGACCACGGCCCGGCGGCTGGCCATGATGCACGGCGGGGCGCTGACCGTCTCCGACACGACGGACCGGGCCCAGTACGTACTGGAGCTGGCCCTGCCCTCTCCCGACGGACAGGCGCATCTGGCCGCCGCCGGGGACGCCCCGCTGCTCGTCGTCACTCCCGGCGAACTCGGCGCGGACATCAGCGCGCACGCCGCCCGGCACGGTCTGGAGGTGTGCAGGCCCGACACCGCGCACGATCCCATGCCGTCGGTGGCGCGGCGTACGCCCGGAGCCGTCGTGTGGGACGCGCTGCCCGACCGGCCGCAGGAGTGGCGGGCGGTGCAGCGGCTGCACGACCATCCGGCGCTGCGGCACACGCCGTTCGTGCTGTTCGGGGCCGACGGCACCGATCTGCCGCAGTCCCTGCGCGCTCTGCGGCCCAACGGTTTCGCCGAGCCGGTGATCGTAGCGGGCGGCTCGCAGGAGTCCCGGGAGGCGTTGCGGCGGCTGGCCGAGTCGGCGCTGCCCGACCATCCGGCGCGGGTCTCCACCGACGCGACGACGCTGCTGGCGCTGGTCGCGGAGGAGACACCACGGCTGGTGGTGCTGGAGCGCGCGCTGCCCGACCTCCAGGCGCTGGACGTGGTGGACCGGCTGCACGACGGCTCGGGCCGGGCCCTGTGCCCTGTCGTCATCGCCGACCACGAGGGCATGACGGCGGCGGACGCCCGGCGCGGTCGTCAGCACCCGGCGCTGCTCATGCTGGACATGGACGTGTTCGCACCTCAGGAGGCCGCCGCGCTCGTACGCGAACTGGCCGCCCACGGCTCCCGGTTGCCGCCGCGCACCAAGGACGTCCTCGACGAGGCACTGGTCTTCCTCTACGAGCACTGGCGGCGTCCGATCTCCCGCTGGCAGGTCGCGCAGGCCGCCGGTGTCAGCCCCGACCACCTCGGCAAGCTGTTCCAGCAGCGGTACGGCCTGACGGTGTGGGAGTACCTGACCCGGCTGCGGATCCGGCGGGCGGCGGAGCGTCTGCGGTCGAGCGACGACAGTGTGCAGAGCGTCGCCCGGGCCGTGGGTTTCCGTGACCGCGCGTACTTCAGCCGGGTGTTCCGCCGGGTCACGGGCGCGGCCCCGCACCACTACCGCGAAAAGACCGCCTCCGGAGAGGGAGTACGGGACGTGTCCGCCGGCCCGGCCCGCCGCTGA
- a CDS encoding NUDIX domain-containing protein — MTGRPIEARVLAAAVRDARMASDGDDGVSEWLVRPGAAFGAPLAAEVWVFDRALTRVLLVRHRWRGWVPPGGKVDPGETPREAARRELFEETGVRAELQAVPAAATVRSYHPDWSATAGISYVAVVDRLTPLTPEGGQPAVWHRLDEPWQGWFADDRLRMRQCAVRLSARRPGL; from the coding sequence GTGACAGGACGACCTATCGAGGCGCGTGTTCTCGCGGCTGCCGTGCGCGATGCGCGGATGGCTTCGGACGGGGACGACGGTGTGTCGGAGTGGCTGGTCCGGCCCGGGGCGGCCTTCGGTGCTCCGCTCGCGGCCGAGGTGTGGGTGTTCGACCGCGCTCTGACCCGTGTGCTGCTGGTGCGGCACCGTTGGCGCGGATGGGTGCCGCCGGGCGGCAAGGTGGATCCCGGGGAGACGCCGCGGGAAGCCGCTCGTCGGGAGCTGTTCGAGGAGACCGGAGTACGGGCGGAACTGCAGGCCGTGCCCGCGGCAGCCACGGTGCGGTCGTATCACCCCGACTGGTCGGCCACCGCGGGCATCTCCTATGTGGCAGTAGTCGATCGGCTGACGCCGTTGACGCCCGAGGGAGGTCAGCCGGCCGTCTGGCACCGGCTCGACGAGCCATGGCAGGGATGGTTCGCCGATGATCGTCTGCGTATGCGGCAGTGTGCCGTCCGGCTGAGCGCCCGCCGACCGGGTCTCTGA
- a CDS encoding pectate lyase family protein — protein MRRTSARFTLTGAAAASAVALAVIGANTASSSTATQLEPAVAAAAAPIGFGAGTTGGAGGSTVTVTTASAFKTAVQSSATQIVRVNGTIALTEMTKVASNKTVVGVGTAGKITGSGLNIASVSNVIIQNLTFTGSNDDAINVQYSTKVHIDHNDISGAYDGAVDIKRSSTNISVSWNRTHNQDKNMLLGHSDDNSSEDTGKLKVTYDHNWFDGTNQRNPRVRFGNPVHVLNNYFSNVGSYGVASTENAGVLVEGNYFENTDDPYHLGEGSSDAGSLVAKNNYFVNSGSGQTGGSVASIPYSYTAQSASTVKATVTAGAGVGKI, from the coding sequence ATGCGCAGGACGAGCGCACGGTTCACCCTGACCGGAGCCGCGGCCGCGAGTGCCGTCGCACTGGCTGTCATCGGAGCCAATACGGCGAGCAGTTCCACCGCGACCCAGCTGGAGCCGGCGGTCGCCGCTGCCGCCGCGCCCATCGGCTTCGGAGCCGGCACCACCGGTGGCGCCGGCGGCAGCACGGTGACCGTCACCACCGCCTCCGCCTTCAAGACCGCTGTGCAGAGCAGCGCGACCCAGATCGTCCGCGTCAACGGCACCATCGCGCTGACGGAGATGACGAAGGTCGCGTCGAACAAGACCGTCGTCGGCGTCGGCACGGCGGGGAAGATCACCGGCAGCGGGCTGAACATCGCGAGCGTGAGCAACGTGATCATCCAGAACCTCACGTTCACCGGGTCCAACGACGACGCCATCAACGTCCAGTACTCGACGAAGGTCCACATCGACCACAACGACATCTCCGGCGCGTACGACGGGGCCGTCGACATCAAGCGGTCCTCGACGAACATCTCGGTGTCCTGGAACCGCACGCACAACCAGGACAAGAACATGCTGCTCGGTCACTCGGACGACAACTCCAGTGAGGACACGGGCAAGCTGAAGGTGACGTACGACCACAACTGGTTCGACGGCACCAACCAGCGCAACCCGCGCGTCCGGTTCGGCAACCCGGTCCACGTGCTGAACAACTACTTCAGCAACGTCGGCTCCTACGGTGTGGCGTCCACCGAGAACGCGGGCGTCCTCGTCGAGGGCAACTACTTCGAGAACACCGACGACCCCTACCACCTCGGTGAGGGTTCCTCCGACGCGGGCTCGCTCGTGGCCAAGAACAACTACTTCGTGAACTCGGGCTCCGGCCAGACCGGTGGCTCCGTGGCGTCGATCCCGTACAGCTACACCGCGCAGTCCGCCTCCACCGTCAAGGCGACCGTGACCGCCGGCGCGGGTGTCGGCAAGATCTGA